A window of Paenibacillus polygoni contains these coding sequences:
- the fliG gene encoding flagellar motor switch protein FliG: protein MRDLVKVSGNGLTGRQKAAILLITLGPEVSAQIFKHLRDEEIEQLTLEIANVRKVEAGEKELIMSEFHQICLAQEYISQGGINYAREILEKALGSQKALEVINRLTANLQVRPFDFARKADPNQILNFIQNESPQTIALVLSYLQFEQAAVILSSLPQEKQADVARRVAVMDSTSPEVIAQVERILEQKLSATVTHDYTNAGGIESIVQILNGVDRGTERTILDSLEIQDPELAEEIKKRMFVFEDIVNVDDRSIQRIVRDIDNADLQLALKVASEEVRNAIFNNMSKRMAETFKEEMEFMGPVRLRDVEEAQTRIVATIRRLEEAGEIIIARGGGDDIVV from the coding sequence GTGAGAGACTTGGTTAAGGTATCAGGAAATGGATTAACGGGAAGGCAAAAGGCAGCAATCCTGCTTATAACTTTAGGACCAGAAGTTTCAGCCCAAATTTTCAAGCATCTGCGAGATGAAGAAATAGAACAGCTAACTCTAGAAATTGCCAATGTAAGAAAAGTAGAAGCTGGAGAAAAAGAACTCATTATGTCTGAGTTCCATCAAATTTGTTTGGCACAAGAATATATTTCACAAGGCGGTATTAATTACGCACGAGAGATTTTAGAAAAAGCACTGGGATCTCAAAAAGCACTAGAAGTGATTAATAGGCTAACCGCAAACCTTCAGGTCAGACCCTTTGATTTTGCTCGGAAAGCAGATCCGAATCAGATTCTTAACTTTATACAAAATGAAAGCCCGCAGACGATTGCGCTTGTCCTATCTTACTTGCAATTTGAACAAGCAGCCGTCATCCTTTCCTCTCTTCCGCAGGAGAAGCAAGCGGATGTGGCAAGGCGGGTTGCAGTAATGGACAGCACTTCACCAGAAGTAATCGCCCAAGTAGAAAGAATACTTGAACAGAAACTTTCTGCCACGGTTACGCATGATTACACGAATGCAGGCGGAATTGAGTCGATCGTTCAAATCCTAAATGGAGTTGACCGCGGAACCGAAAGAACGATACTGGATTCTCTGGAAATACAGGATCCTGAACTGGCAGAAGAAATCAAGAAACGGATGTTTGTCTTCGAGGATATTGTTAATGTCGATGATCGGTCGATTCAGCGAATTGTACGTGATATTGATAATGCAGATCTACAGCTTGCACTCAAGGTGGCGAGCGAAGAGGTTCGAAATGCCATCTTCAACAATATGTCTAAACGCATGGCGGAGACTTTTAAAGAAGAAATGGAATTCATGGGCCCTGTCAGACTGCGTGATGTAGAAGAAGCACAGACTCGTATCGTTGCCACAATTAGAAGACTGGAAGAGGCTGGTGAGATTATTATTGCTCGCGGCGGAGGAGATGATATCGTTGTCTAA
- a CDS encoding FliH/SctL family protein, whose protein sequence is MSNLIKSFEYVPVDTHKQVKSVHEYGEKSGIEANFDHHERVVVEEQKPTVDEESIRMKQEMLENAKEFAERQVREAAEEAERLLQEAKEQIASWWEEKRLQDEHLMDALRSEGYQQGYHEGEEKAKEELLTYMEEKMAEAQMVLNEVYEAKEQIIQEAEPFLVELSTAIAEKVIDHQLSSDPSLMIELIRKNLARKREQGVITLCVSPKEFSYVQAAREELTYAIDSQAELKILPDASVRDKGCVIRSPFGSVDARVDTQLTEIKKELIRVALDSEERTTYEGS, encoded by the coding sequence TTGTCTAATCTGATTAAATCCTTTGAGTATGTACCCGTTGATACCCATAAGCAGGTGAAATCGGTTCATGAGTATGGTGAGAAATCAGGTATTGAAGCGAATTTTGATCATCATGAAAGAGTAGTGGTAGAAGAACAAAAGCCAACGGTTGATGAAGAGTCGATTCGGATGAAGCAGGAAATGCTCGAGAACGCGAAGGAGTTTGCAGAAAGGCAAGTGCGTGAAGCTGCAGAAGAAGCAGAGCGACTACTTCAGGAAGCCAAGGAACAAATTGCCTCTTGGTGGGAAGAAAAAAGACTTCAAGATGAACATCTGATGGATGCTCTTCGCTCAGAAGGATATCAGCAAGGTTATCATGAGGGTGAAGAAAAGGCAAAAGAAGAGCTTCTAACTTATATGGAAGAAAAAATGGCGGAAGCACAGATGGTGCTGAATGAAGTTTACGAAGCCAAAGAACAGATTATTCAGGAAGCAGAACCTTTTCTAGTTGAACTGAGCACGGCAATTGCAGAGAAAGTAATCGATCATCAGCTTTCATCAGACCCGAGTCTTATGATTGAACTGATTCGTAAGAACTTGGCAAGAAAAAGAGAACAAGGTGTTATCACATTATGTGTTTCTCCAAAGGAATTTTCATATGTTCAAGCTGCTAGAGAGGAATTGACTTATGCGATTGACTCTCAAGCGGAACTGAAAATATTGCCGGATGCTTCTGTTCGAGATAAAGGATGTGTGATTCGTTCTCCTTTCGGAAGTGTTGATGCCAGAGTGGACACGCAGCTCACCGAAATCAAGAAAGAATTGATCCGGGTAGCGCTGGACAGCGAGGAGCGGACGACATATGAAGGTTCTTAG
- the fliI gene encoding flagellar protein export ATPase FliI: MKVLSSQRYMDQLKQLDPVRINGKVTQVIGLMVESEGPDASIGDVCYIYPTNSAVPLKAEVVGFRDNKVLLMPLGDLQSIGPGCDVVGTGKPLNIQVGSELLGKVLDGLGQPLDGSLIPARMQRYSTSSAPINPLNRPRVLEPISIGVRAIDGLLTIGKGQRVGIFAGSGVGKSTLMGMIARNTSADVNVIALIGERGREVLDFIERDLGPEGLERSVVIVATSDQPALVRIKGALIATTIAEYFRDRGMNVMLMMDSVTRYAMAQREVGLAVGEPPAMRGYTPSVFASLPKLLERAGTGPVGSITAFYTVLVDGDDMNEPIADAVRGILDGHIVLNRGIANKGHFPAIDVLASISRVMKDIAPAEQIDAAENIKRLMSVYKNSEDLINIGAYQKGSNIEIDESIDRIEDIWRFTRQKVDEKVVLDEVRQRLITEFSRR; encoded by the coding sequence ATGAAGGTTCTTAGTTCACAGCGATACATGGATCAACTGAAACAACTGGACCCGGTTCGCATTAACGGAAAAGTTACTCAGGTCATCGGACTGATGGTGGAATCAGAAGGTCCGGATGCAAGTATAGGAGATGTCTGCTACATTTATCCAACGAATTCGGCTGTTCCGCTAAAAGCAGAAGTGGTCGGATTCCGGGATAACAAAGTGCTATTAATGCCCCTTGGTGATCTCCAGTCCATTGGTCCTGGTTGTGATGTAGTAGGAACGGGAAAACCTTTGAATATTCAAGTCGGATCCGAACTTCTGGGTAAAGTACTTGATGGTCTGGGTCAGCCCCTGGATGGTTCACTAATTCCCGCCCGTATGCAGCGTTATTCAACCTCAAGTGCACCGATTAATCCACTGAATAGACCCAGAGTACTTGAGCCGATCAGTATAGGTGTTCGTGCGATTGACGGACTGCTAACGATTGGTAAAGGGCAGCGGGTGGGGATCTTTGCCGGGTCAGGGGTAGGTAAAAGTACACTCATGGGGATGATTGCTCGTAATACATCAGCAGATGTCAATGTGATTGCTCTTATCGGAGAACGGGGACGGGAAGTATTAGACTTTATTGAACGAGATCTTGGACCTGAAGGGCTCGAACGTTCTGTTGTTATCGTAGCTACCTCGGATCAACCGGCACTTGTGCGTATCAAAGGAGCACTAATTGCCACTACCATTGCGGAGTACTTTCGAGACCGCGGCATGAATGTCATGCTGATGATGGATTCGGTGACAAGGTATGCGATGGCTCAGCGTGAAGTGGGTCTTGCGGTTGGTGAGCCGCCAGCAATGAGAGGTTATACACCTTCCGTATTTGCTAGTTTACCTAAACTATTGGAACGAGCAGGGACGGGTCCTGTAGGATCGATTACTGCTTTTTACACGGTCCTTGTGGATGGGGATGACATGAATGAGCCGATTGCTGACGCTGTCCGTGGTATTCTCGATGGACATATTGTGCTGAACCGGGGAATTGCGAATAAAGGACACTTTCCCGCTATAGATGTGCTGGCGAGTATAAGCCGGGTAATGAAAGATATTGCTCCCGCGGAACAGATTGATGCAGCTGAGAATATAAAACGTCTCATGTCAGTCTATAAGAACTCTGAAGACCTAATTAACATCGGTGCTTACCAAAAGGGATCGAATATAGAGATTGATGAGTCGATAGACCGTATAGAGGATATATGGAGGTTTACTCGGCAGAAGGTAGATGAAAAGGTAGTACTGGATGAAGTAAGACAAAGACTAATTACCGAGTTTTCAAGGAGATGA
- the fliJ gene encoding flagellar export protein FliJ: MGFTYHFQKVVDLKAKEKTQAEWLLSSAIGKLQAEENHLLELVRDRENLLEGISSFSLQSASASSLQEMNRYIHYLDECISRKNNDVAHAEVNVKQNQAFLNDKMLDEKVWNQAREKEKMHYQQEMLLKEQNELDEMATVRFAVRAR; the protein is encoded by the coding sequence ATGGGGTTTACTTATCATTTTCAAAAAGTTGTGGATCTCAAGGCGAAAGAGAAAACACAGGCAGAGTGGCTTCTCTCTTCTGCTATTGGAAAGCTGCAAGCCGAAGAAAATCATTTGCTGGAACTTGTGAGAGATCGAGAAAATCTCCTGGAAGGCATTTCTTCTTTCTCATTGCAAAGCGCTTCGGCTTCTAGTTTACAGGAGATGAATCGTTACATTCACTATCTAGATGAATGCATCAGCCGTAAGAATAATGATGTGGCTCATGCTGAAGTGAATGTCAAACAAAACCAAGCTTTTTTGAACGATAAAATGCTGGATGAAAAAGTATGGAACCAGGCGCGGGAAAAAGAAAAAATGCATTATCAACAGGAGATGCTCCTTAAGGAACAAAATGAACTGGATGAAATGGCAACGGTGCGCTTTGCAGTAAGAGCACGTTAA
- a CDS encoding magnesium transporter MgtE N-terminal domain-containing protein, translating to MVDKDREELERESRGAWEKFMIIGIPVVFCLVLVTVLLVVLNVDFRKNAIDIASKIPVVKEWIPEEALDPATQKERQAEKQIESNKAVIDKLKTQLADAKTELEQVQEEKAKQDSKVQKLEDEIKELQVTTSSSGDGAASNETEIIDPYLKQVKDLAKMYGQMKPSKAAPIVQSMTLEEQVQLLAEMKPDAQRSILEKMTAKAAAEVTEALKNTTTAESRAIAALQSKMNNKQASSTTTSNNRNLDKNELTQTFSSMSADSGANLILETYKLSPDQAITILKTVDDATRAKLLDQMSSADAAVAAKILNRLMGSKN from the coding sequence TTGGTAGACAAGGATCGAGAGGAACTGGAGCGAGAGTCCAGAGGGGCTTGGGAGAAATTTATGATTATTGGAATCCCTGTTGTCTTTTGTCTCGTACTGGTTACTGTACTGCTCGTCGTTCTGAATGTTGATTTCAGAAAAAATGCGATCGATATTGCAAGCAAAATTCCGGTAGTGAAGGAATGGATACCGGAGGAAGCGTTAGATCCAGCAACTCAAAAAGAAAGACAAGCCGAGAAACAAATTGAAAGTAATAAGGCAGTTATCGATAAATTAAAGACACAGCTTGCTGATGCAAAAACGGAGCTTGAGCAGGTGCAAGAGGAGAAAGCTAAACAGGATAGCAAAGTGCAGAAATTAGAAGATGAAATAAAAGAGCTACAGGTAACAACGAGTTCAAGTGGCGATGGAGCAGCCTCAAATGAAACAGAAATCATAGATCCATACTTAAAGCAAGTGAAAGATCTTGCTAAAATGTACGGTCAAATGAAGCCAAGTAAGGCGGCTCCTATTGTTCAAAGTATGACGCTCGAAGAGCAGGTTCAACTTCTTGCGGAGATGAAACCAGATGCACAACGCAGCATTCTGGAGAAAATGACGGCTAAGGCAGCTGCTGAGGTTACAGAGGCACTAAAAAATACAACGACTGCTGAAAGCCGGGCAATTGCTGCGTTGCAGTCCAAAATGAACAACAAACAGGCTTCATCAACGACTACATCTAACAATCGGAACTTGGATAAAAATGAACTGACACAAACCTTCTCATCGATGTCAGCAGACAGTGGGGCAAACTTAATTCTGGAGACGTATAAACTGAGCCCAGATCAAGCGATCACGATCTTAAAAACAGTAGACGATGCAACGAGAGCAAAATTACTAGATCAAATGTCTTCTGCTGATGCTGCTGTTGCTGCAAAAATATTAAATCGCCTGATGGGCAGTAAGAATTAG
- a CDS encoding flagellar hook-length control protein FliK, which translates to MISSFSQVGKAVRFMDSGSEASKTLGNESTGFLAALQVNMQTTSEGMNQAGSKETPAKFTFPIVNPDESVTQDGNLNTLDEATLLMEAETIIDELITTLEQDEDLDRSEEHEEMMADLKGWLQQALYYLYPANKEESAEQNVSLKAVNALSEEPATVKYALQEVLHQLVEASKTKSETAAPFEDLIHTQEQLTENLKEILGKSDVKTDSVTKLNSLMTELSLLAKSSFDSAEKATFSIEPSLLSGDAENLDKFSEQGSSNKLATKEVIKVTTLDESIQQNADPETSQEVNSEDTQDNQATNLITAGQLAIKNGTAPLTRSETVIPVQQFSKEMSEFVVSKFEIVKQQGMTEAVISLRPQHLGQLDVQLSMQNGHLVARFMTEHAGAKDLLEQQMTQLRAVLQAQGIQVERLEVTQNTSLSSHMYQDGGSSNGQPGNQRRSKERERNSEDLLTTAEIQDELRTWMQEQQDLELYTEGEQTSGFTAKI; encoded by the coding sequence ATGATATCTTCTTTTTCACAAGTAGGAAAAGCAGTTCGTTTCATGGATTCTGGATCTGAGGCAAGTAAGACATTGGGAAATGAATCAACTGGGTTTCTAGCGGCTTTACAGGTGAACATGCAGACAACAAGTGAGGGAATGAATCAAGCGGGCAGCAAGGAAACGCCGGCAAAGTTTACTTTTCCTATAGTAAATCCAGATGAAAGTGTTACTCAGGATGGGAATTTAAATACGTTGGACGAAGCGACTCTACTGATGGAAGCAGAAACGATCATTGATGAACTCATTACCACACTTGAGCAAGATGAAGATCTGGATCGTAGTGAAGAACATGAAGAAATGATGGCCGATCTGAAGGGCTGGCTGCAGCAAGCCTTATATTATCTCTATCCTGCAAACAAGGAAGAATCAGCTGAGCAAAACGTATCTCTTAAGGCTGTGAATGCACTATCAGAGGAGCCGGCTACTGTAAAGTATGCACTGCAAGAAGTACTGCACCAGTTAGTAGAAGCAAGTAAAACAAAATCAGAAACAGCTGCACCATTTGAAGATCTTATACATACTCAGGAGCAGCTTACCGAAAATCTGAAAGAGATTTTAGGAAAATCAGATGTAAAAACAGATTCTGTTACAAAGTTAAATTCTCTGATGACCGAACTTAGCCTGTTGGCAAAAAGTAGTTTCGATTCAGCAGAAAAAGCAACGTTTTCGATCGAACCTTCCCTCTTATCGGGGGATGCTGAGAATCTGGATAAATTCAGTGAACAAGGCAGCAGTAACAAGTTAGCAACAAAAGAAGTAATCAAGGTAACGACTCTTGACGAGTCAATACAGCAGAATGCAGATCCCGAAACTTCTCAGGAAGTGAATTCCGAGGATACGCAGGATAATCAAGCAACAAACCTGATTACTGCAGGCCAGTTAGCTATAAAGAATGGAACAGCACCATTAACTAGATCAGAAACGGTTATACCCGTTCAGCAATTTTCGAAAGAAATGTCCGAATTTGTTGTCAGCAAATTTGAGATAGTGAAGCAACAGGGGATGACAGAAGCGGTCATCTCATTAAGACCTCAGCATTTAGGTCAACTGGACGTGCAGTTATCGATGCAAAATGGACATTTGGTTGCAAGGTTCATGACAGAACATGCAGGAGCGAAGGATTTGCTCGAACAGCAAATGACGCAGCTCAGAGCTGTACTTCAGGCTCAAGGGATTCAGGTTGAACGACTTGAAGTGACTCAGAACACCTCATTATCGTCACATATGTATCAGGACGGAGGCAGTTCAAACGGACAGCCCGGTAACCAGCGCAGATCTAAAGAACGAGAGCGTAACAGTGAAGATCTACTAACTACAGCAGAGATTCAGGACGAACTTCGTACTTGGATGCAGGAGCAGCAAGATTTGGAGTTATATACGGAAGGCGAGCAGACAAGCGGATTCACTGCCAAAATATAA
- a CDS encoding flagellar hook capping FlgD N-terminal domain-containing protein — MSADIISTTNIWPNYSASNVTTAASKESSDAMGKDQFLKILITQLQNQNPMQPMEDKEFIAQMAQFTSVEQLSNISGQLQNLSQSLGAVSGLIGKQVSWIGKSEGSNEGAVQSGVVESIIIRDQIQYAVIHNKEIPLKDITQISDVKTEDKVLEASASAQENNVVSEEADGAEG, encoded by the coding sequence ATGTCAGCAGATATCATTTCGACAACGAATATTTGGCCCAACTACTCAGCTTCTAATGTAACTACAGCGGCGAGTAAAGAATCCTCTGATGCGATGGGCAAAGATCAATTTTTGAAAATACTGATTACTCAGTTACAGAACCAGAATCCAATGCAGCCGATGGAAGATAAAGAATTTATCGCTCAAATGGCTCAGTTTACCTCAGTAGAACAATTGTCAAATATATCAGGTCAACTCCAAAATTTATCGCAATCTTTAGGTGCGGTTTCTGGACTGATCGGAAAACAAGTCAGCTGGATTGGTAAAAGTGAGGGTTCAAATGAAGGTGCTGTTCAGAGCGGTGTCGTGGAATCCATTATTATTCGCGATCAAATACAGTATGCGGTTATTCATAATAAAGAAATTCCATTAAAAGACATTACGCAGATCAGTGACGTGAAAACGGAAGATAAAGTCTTGGAAGCGAGTGCCTCTGCTCAGGAGAATAATGTTGTAAGTGAAGAAGCCGATGGGGCTGAGGGATGA
- a CDS encoding TIGR02530 family flagellar biosynthesis protein — MSGVVRVGQLYASTVKSPSTRDTHKSISEETVSFNKLLDSECIKLSYHASKRLEQRGIELGKNHLEKIAEAVDKAAAKGSKETLVLMEETAFIVNVKNRTIVTAVNGPSLTEGVFTQIDSAVIIS, encoded by the coding sequence ATGAGTGGCGTTGTTAGAGTAGGTCAGCTCTATGCAAGCACGGTGAAATCTCCAAGCACCCGTGATACCCATAAGTCCATATCAGAAGAGACCGTTTCTTTTAACAAGTTACTAGATAGTGAGTGTATAAAGCTTAGTTATCATGCTTCAAAAAGGTTAGAGCAGCGTGGAATAGAGCTTGGTAAAAATCATTTAGAAAAGATCGCTGAAGCTGTAGATAAAGCTGCAGCCAAAGGTTCCAAAGAAACACTTGTGCTGATGGAAGAGACCGCTTTTATTGTAAATGTAAAGAATCGAACGATCGTAACTGCGGTAAATGGCCCCTCGTTAACAGAAGGCGTATTCACCCAGATTGATAGTGCTGTTATTATTTCTTAA
- the flgG gene encoding flagellar basal body rod protein FlgG has product MLKSMYSGVSGMRGFQTKLDVIGNNIANVNTTGFKSSRVMFKDIMSQTTAGVTAPTDDTGGVNSKQIGLGVSVGSIDTMHLAGSAQTTNNPTDLRLEGDGFFLVSLSEDQEVPYLTRAGDFHVDANRRLVTSDGLFVLDSGGAPIQLDDDVVAFSIGQDGTINQQMADGTMEAGVQLGIGKVSNPSGLDKIGGNLYRMTMNANLDGEFEIVTANNAEAGTGSIVAGQLEMSNVDLTGEFTEMIVAQRGFQANSRIITTSDEILQEVVNLKR; this is encoded by the coding sequence ATGCTTAAATCCATGTACTCCGGAGTATCCGGCATGAGAGGGTTTCAAACGAAGCTGGATGTCATCGGTAATAATATCGCAAACGTGAATACAACAGGATTCAAATCAAGCCGAGTGATGTTTAAGGATATTATGAGTCAAACTACCGCTGGAGTAACCGCTCCTACAGATGATACCGGTGGTGTGAATTCTAAACAGATAGGGCTTGGAGTTAGTGTAGGATCGATCGATACGATGCATTTAGCAGGCAGTGCACAGACCACGAATAATCCCACAGATCTTCGTCTGGAAGGAGATGGATTTTTCCTGGTCAGCTTATCGGAAGATCAGGAAGTTCCTTACCTTACGCGGGCTGGAGATTTTCATGTAGATGCCAATCGCAGACTGGTTACCTCGGATGGACTGTTCGTGCTTGATTCTGGCGGCGCTCCTATTCAGCTTGATGATGATGTTGTCGCTTTTTCAATCGGTCAGGATGGAACCATTAACCAGCAAATGGCTGATGGAACGATGGAAGCCGGTGTTCAGCTAGGGATCGGTAAAGTATCTAATCCGAGCGGTCTGGATAAAATCGGCGGCAATTTGTATCGAATGACGATGAATGCAAATCTCGATGGTGAGTTTGAAATTGTAACGGCTAATAATGCAGAAGCAGGTACGGGTTCGATCGTGGCAGGGCAGCTTGAGATGTCAAATGTGGATCTAACCGGAGAGTTTACAGAGATGATCGTTGCACAGCGCGGCTTCCAGGCCAATTCCCGCATCATTACCACTTCTGATGAAATACTTCAAGAAGTCGTCAATCTGAAACGTTAA
- a CDS encoding flagellar FlbD family protein — MIAVTKLNGESLFLNALLIETVEETPDTYITLITGKRLIVLEKAEEVIDKIKEYNRGIGIHAATIKLQQQTEDM; from the coding sequence ATGATAGCAGTTACAAAGCTGAACGGAGAAAGCCTGTTTTTAAATGCGTTGCTCATTGAGACTGTAGAAGAAACACCGGATACATATATCACCCTGATCACAGGCAAACGTTTGATTGTTCTTGAGAAAGCAGAGGAAGTCATTGATAAGATCAAGGAATATAACCGGGGAATTGGTATCCATGCGGCGACAATTAAATTGCAGCAGCAAACGGAGGATATGTAA
- a CDS encoding flagellar basal body-associated FliL family protein, giving the protein MKKMLPWISTIMLAVTLIVLVVIIMKGQMNPGNEQPASKVSESKPHLSADEIVEVSSEIIDIKTNLADPNYLVQMNFAFQLDSKKANEDFEKIKDLVVTPIIIQKLAETSPETLNVTSGRKKFNSELKVLINKELTEGQIQHIRITKFLSTPMM; this is encoded by the coding sequence ATGAAGAAAATGTTACCCTGGATCTCTACCATTATGCTTGCCGTTACACTGATTGTGCTGGTGGTCATCATTATGAAGGGGCAGATGAATCCGGGAAACGAACAGCCAGCCTCGAAGGTGAGCGAAAGCAAACCACACTTATCAGCAGATGAAATTGTTGAGGTAAGTTCAGAAATTATTGATATCAAAACAAACTTGGCTGATCCTAATTATCTTGTGCAAATGAACTTTGCCTTCCAATTGGATAGCAAAAAGGCAAATGAGGATTTTGAGAAAATTAAAGATTTGGTGGTAACTCCAATTATTATTCAAAAGCTGGCAGAGACAAGCCCTGAAACGCTGAATGTAACGTCAGGAAGAAAGAAATTTAACAGCGAGTTGAAAGTTCTAATTAACAAAGAACTGACAGAAGGCCAAATACAACATATTCGAATAACAAAGTTCCTTTCGACGCCAATGATGTAA
- the fliM gene encoding flagellar motor switch protein FliM → MVDVLSQNEIDALLAALSSGEMDAEELKKEDSQRKIRSYDFKRAVRFSKDHIRSLTRIHENFARYLTTYFSAQLRTFVQINVVQVEQLPYDEFIRSIPKMTILNIFEAEPLQGRMVLEVNPNVAYAMLDRLLGGPGTSTAKVNTMTEIEITIMERIFSKAFDSLQEAWKTVLDINPRMEALETNPQFMQIVSPNETIALISLSTKIGDTTGMINLCIPHVVVEPIMSKLSTHQWFISEKKSRAPEEMVALKERVKKAKLPIIAELGESQISIAEFLSLGVGDVIALGKPVNEGLTIKVGEKAKFIGSPGSLRDRVAVQIDEILIEGVEELDE, encoded by the coding sequence ATGGTTGATGTATTATCACAAAATGAAATTGATGCCCTCCTCGCAGCACTTTCCTCTGGAGAAATGGATGCTGAAGAGCTGAAAAAGGAAGATAGTCAGAGGAAAATAAGGTCGTACGACTTTAAGAGAGCCGTTCGTTTTTCTAAAGATCATATTCGAAGTTTAACCCGAATTCATGAGAACTTTGCTCGGTATCTAACGACTTATTTTTCCGCTCAGCTGCGCACGTTTGTTCAGATCAATGTGGTTCAAGTAGAACAATTGCCATATGACGAGTTTATTCGCTCCATTCCTAAAATGACCATTTTGAATATCTTTGAGGCAGAACCGCTTCAAGGAAGAATGGTACTTGAGGTAAATCCGAATGTTGCTTATGCAATGCTCGATCGTCTGCTTGGGGGCCCAGGTACATCTACTGCGAAAGTAAACACCATGACTGAGATTGAAATCACCATTATGGAGCGCATTTTCAGCAAAGCATTCGACAGTTTGCAAGAAGCTTGGAAAACGGTTCTTGATATTAACCCCCGCATGGAGGCGTTAGAAACGAATCCACAGTTTATGCAAATTGTATCGCCAAATGAGACGATTGCTCTCATCTCGCTAAGCACAAAGATTGGGGATACGACAGGCATGATCAACCTTTGCATTCCACATGTCGTTGTGGAACCGATCATGTCCAAACTTTCAACCCATCAGTGGTTTATATCCGAGAAAAAATCACGGGCTCCTGAAGAAATGGTCGCTTTGAAAGAAAGAGTGAAAAAAGCCAAACTTCCGATTATCGCGGAGCTCGGTGAATCCCAAATATCGATTGCTGAGTTTCTGTCGCTTGGCGTCGGCGATGTGATCGCACTAGGTAAACCGGTAAACGAAGGATTAACCATTAAAGTAGGCGAAAAGGCCAAATTTATAGGAAGTCCAGGCAGTCTCAGAGACCGAGTAGCAGTACAGATAGATGAGATCCTCATTGAAGGAGTTGAAGAACTTGACGAGTAA